CCAGACCCGGATCGACGCGATCGCCGACGAACTCGTCGCGGCGCACCACGACCGAAGCACCGTGCCGTTGCTCACCGCCAGGAACCCGGGGATGACCGTCGACGACGCCTACGCCGTGCAGAGCGTCTGGGCGAAGCGGCGCCAGGCCGACGGCGCGCGTCTCGTCGGTCGTAAGATCGGCCTCACCTCGAAGGTCATGCAGGTCGCCACCGGCATCACCGAGCCCGACTACGGGGTCATCTTCGACGACATGGTCGTCGAGTCCGGGGCATCCGTCGAGTTCGACCGATTCTCGAACGTGCGCATCGAGGTCGAGCTCGCCTTCGTGCTCGCAAAGCCCCTGCAGGGCCCGGATGTCACGATCTTCGACGTGCTCGACGCCACCGCCTACGTCGTGCCGGCACTCGAGATCCTGAACTCGCACATCGAGATGCAGGGGCGCACGATCGTCGACACCATCTCGGACAACGCCGCGATGGGCGCCATGGTCGTCGGCGGCCGGCCCGTCAAGGTCGACGACGTCGACCTCCGCTGGATCTCGGCACTGCTCTACCGCAACCAGACGATCGAGGAG
The sequence above is a segment of the Agromyces hippuratus genome. Coding sequences within it:
- the hpaH gene encoding 2-oxo-hept-4-ene-1,7-dioate hydratase, whose translation is MLDQTRIDAIADELVAAHHDRSTVPLLTARNPGMTVDDAYAVQSVWAKRRQADGARLVGRKIGLTSKVMQVATGITEPDYGVIFDDMVVESGASVEFDRFSNVRIEVELAFVLAKPLQGPDVTIFDVLDATAYVVPALEILNSHIEMQGRTIVDTISDNAAMGAMVVGGRPVKVDDVDLRWISALLYRNQTIEESGVAAAVLGHPAMGVAWLANKLAQHDQSLEAGEIILAGSFTRPMWVERGDTVHADYGQLGAVTCRFE